The proteins below come from a single Chryseobacterium sp. MA9 genomic window:
- a CDS encoding xylulokinase, with translation MYLLGYDIGSSSVKVCLIEASSGKVIASEFSPKKEMKITAINPGWAEQNPVDWWINLKLAHEAVMHESGVHAEDIKGIGITWQMHGLILVDKDQNLLRPSIIWCDSRAVPYGERAFKTIGEEKCLSHLLNSPGNFTASKLAWVKENEPEIFEKIDKIMLPGDYIAMRLSGQIGMTIEGLSEGIFWDFKNNCISEDIINYYGIPKSFFPEIVPTFGIQATVSSIAAEELGLKEGTPISYRAGDQPNNALSLNVFNPGEIASTAGTSGVVYGVLDQLEYDKLSRVNTFAHVNYTPEQIRLGVLLCINGTGILNSWLKHNFATSLSSYGDMNDMASLSPIGSKGLSIIPFGNGAERVLENKDTSCSIHGINFNIHSKGDILRAAQEGIVFSYEYGMDIMRNIGMDIQVIRAGNANMFLSSIFRQSLSSVSNAVIELYDTDGAVGAARAAGMGIGFYSDSREAFSSLEKIAVIEPEHEKQEQYLEAYARWKHHLNEII, from the coding sequence ATGTACTTACTAGGCTATGACATTGGCAGTTCTTCTGTGAAAGTGTGTCTCATTGAGGCATCCAGTGGAAAAGTGATTGCTTCTGAATTTTCTCCCAAAAAAGAAATGAAAATCACTGCTATAAATCCGGGATGGGCAGAACAAAACCCGGTCGACTGGTGGATCAATCTGAAATTGGCACATGAAGCTGTTATGCATGAATCCGGAGTACATGCTGAAGATATTAAAGGAATTGGAATCACATGGCAGATGCATGGTTTGATTCTGGTAGATAAGGATCAGAACCTTTTAAGACCATCCATTATCTGGTGTGACAGCCGTGCTGTACCTTATGGTGAAAGAGCTTTTAAAACAATAGGAGAAGAAAAATGTCTCTCACATCTGTTGAATTCGCCAGGAAATTTTACAGCATCAAAGCTTGCATGGGTAAAAGAAAATGAACCTGAAATTTTTGAAAAGATAGATAAAATAATGCTCCCTGGAGACTATATTGCGATGAGACTCTCTGGGCAGATAGGAATGACCATCGAGGGATTATCGGAAGGAATTTTCTGGGATTTTAAAAACAACTGTATTTCGGAAGATATTATTAATTACTATGGAATCCCGAAAAGCTTTTTTCCTGAAATCGTACCCACGTTTGGAATCCAGGCAACCGTTTCCAGCATTGCGGCTGAAGAATTAGGCTTAAAAGAAGGAACGCCCATCTCATACAGGGCAGGAGACCAGCCTAACAATGCTCTTTCCCTGAACGTTTTTAATCCGGGAGAAATTGCCTCTACAGCAGGAACTTCAGGAGTGGTATATGGAGTTCTGGACCAGCTGGAATATGATAAATTATCAAGGGTAAATACATTTGCCCACGTCAATTACACACCGGAACAGATCAGACTGGGAGTTTTATTGTGTATCAATGGAACCGGAATTTTAAACTCGTGGCTAAAACATAATTTTGCAACCTCTCTTTCTTCTTATGGTGATATGAATGACATGGCTTCACTTTCACCTATTGGTTCAAAAGGATTAAGTATTATTCCCTTTGGAAATGGAGCCGAGAGAGTGCTTGAAAATAAGGATACAAGCTGTTCTATCCACGGAATTAATTTCAACATACATTCTAAGGGAGATATTTTGCGTGCAGCGCAGGAAGGTATTGTATTCTCTTACGAATACGGAATGGATATCATGAGAAATATCGGAATGGATATCCAGGTGATCCGTGCAGGAAATGCCAACATGTTTTTAAGTTCAATTTTTCGTCAGTCGTTATCCAGCGTCAGCAACGCAGTCATTGAACTTTATGATACTGATGGAGCGGTAGGAGCGGCAAGAGCTGCCGGAATGGGAATAGGATTTTACTCAGATTCCAGAGAAGCATTTTCTTCACTTGAAAAAATAGCGGTGATAGAGCCTGAACACGAAAAACAAGAACAATATTTAGAAGCCTATGCCAGATGGAAACATCATCTTAACGAAATAATCTAG